In a single window of the Chondrocystis sp. NIES-4102 genome:
- a CDS encoding peptidase M16 domain-containing protein, with amino-acid sequence MKSSKLSKLSDKLRCFDRWIKISTLALLLWNFSCFGVLADSGIEPYLDRFKDQITEFTLDNGLKFIVLENHDAPIVSFVTYANVGGVDEPDGQTGVAHFLEHLAFKGTKRIGTTNYQAEAKELDKLDLIFSEMQQAKQSGNKDKLAKLQQQFTATQVAATKYVQQNKFGEIVDTAGGVDLNAATSADYTSYFYSFPANKLELWMSLESERFLEPVFREFYEEKQVILEERRLRTDNSPIGKVIEEFLGTAFTTHPYKRPVIGYEEDISNLTRDNVEQFFQSYYSPNNLTIAIAGDVQPETVKSLANTYFGRFTAKSQPPTVTTVEPAQTEGREVTVNFPSQPWYLEGYHIPSLKDPDYPIYEVISELLSSGRTSRLYKSLIEEQQVAVAAQGFVGFPGDKYPNLMLVYALTAPGTDVTQLASALRSQIERLKTEPVTPEELAQVKTQLKAGLLRTLDSNMGMARILAEYDAKTGSWRHIFDQLAKLEAITPEDLQRVAQTTFTPENRTIGRLLPSS; translated from the coding sequence ATGAAGTCAAGCAAATTATCTAAATTATCTGATAAATTGAGGTGCTTTGATCGCTGGATCAAAATAAGTACCCTCGCGTTGCTATTGTGGAATTTTAGCTGTTTTGGTGTTTTAGCAGATTCTGGAATTGAGCCTTATTTAGATCGTTTTAAAGATCAAATTACGGAATTCACTTTAGATAATGGGTTGAAGTTTATTGTTTTAGAAAACCATGATGCACCTATAGTTTCTTTTGTTACCTATGCTAATGTTGGCGGAGTTGATGAACCCGATGGTCAAACTGGGGTGGCTCATTTTCTAGAACATTTGGCTTTTAAAGGAACTAAACGCATTGGTACAACTAATTATCAAGCTGAGGCGAAAGAATTAGATAAGTTGGATCTAATATTTAGCGAAATGCAACAAGCCAAGCAGTCGGGAAATAAAGATAAGTTAGCTAAACTACAACAACAGTTTACTGCTACCCAGGTGGCTGCGACTAAGTATGTACAACAGAATAAATTTGGCGAAATTGTCGATACCGCAGGGGGAGTGGATTTAAATGCTGCTACTTCGGCAGACTATACTAGTTATTTTTATAGTTTCCCTGCTAATAAGTTGGAATTATGGATGTCTCTGGAGTCGGAAAGATTTTTAGAGCCTGTATTTCGGGAATTTTATGAGGAAAAGCAAGTAATTTTAGAAGAAAGACGTTTGAGGACTGATAATTCTCCCATTGGTAAAGTTATCGAGGAGTTTCTCGGTACTGCTTTTACTACCCATCCTTATAAACGACCTGTAATTGGGTATGAAGAAGATATTAGCAATTTAACCAGAGATAATGTTGAGCAGTTTTTCCAATCTTACTATTCACCTAATAATTTAACTATAGCGATCGCTGGTGATGTTCAACCCGAAACAGTTAAATCCTTAGCTAATACTTATTTTGGACGTTTTACCGCCAAATCCCAACCTCCCACGGTTACTACAGTTGAACCAGCGCAAACCGAAGGTCGAGAAGTTACTGTAAATTTCCCCTCCCAACCTTGGTATCTTGAGGGTTATCATATTCCCTCGCTCAAAGATCCTGACTACCCTATCTATGAGGTTATTAGTGAGTTACTTAGCAGTGGTAGAACTTCGCGTTTATATAAATCTTTGATTGAAGAACAACAAGTGGCGGTTGCTGCTCAAGGTTTTGTTGGTTTCCCTGGAGATAAATATCCTAATTTAATGTTAGTTTATGCCCTTACTGCTCCTGGTACTGATGTGACACAACTGGCTAGTGCTTTGCGATCGCAAATTGAACGTTTAAAAACTGAACCCGTAACCCCAGAGGAATTAGCACAAGTTAAAACTCAATTGAAAGCAGGTTTACTACGCACTCTCGATTCTAATATGGGTATGGCAAGAATTTTAGCTGAATATGATGCTAAAACGGGTAGCTGGCGACATATTTTTGACCAGTTAGCTAAGTTGGAAGCTATTACTCCTGAAGATCTCCAACGAGTCGCTCAAACTACCTTTACACCTGAAAATAGAACTATTGGACGTTTGCTTCCTTCTAGTTAA
- a CDS encoding putative PilT protein, giving the protein MNNHYYVLDASAILALLNNETGAERVQSVLEEAHCVMSVVNWSEVARKLLDKGRAVEPVAESLQAIGLEFKNFDYTLAVTTAQIFAPPLSLGDRACLSLAAALGAIALSADKIWLTLDIGVAVELIR; this is encoded by the coding sequence ATGAATAATCACTACTACGTTCTTGATGCTTCAGCAATTTTAGCACTGTTAAATAATGAAACTGGGGCAGAGCGAGTACAGTCTGTTTTAGAAGAGGCACACTGTGTTATGTCAGTAGTTAATTGGTCTGAGGTAGCCCGAAAGTTATTAGATAAAGGGCGAGCAGTAGAGCCTGTAGCCGAGAGTTTGCAAGCTATTGGATTAGAGTTTAAAAACTTTGATTATACTTTAGCTGTAACAACGGCTCAAATTTTTGCTCCACCTTTATCTTTGGGCGATAGAGCCTGTTTATCCTTGGCTGCTGCATTGGGAGCAATAGCTTTAAGCGCAGATAAAATTTGGTTAACCTTAGATATTGGGGTTGCTGTCGAGTTAATTCGCTAA
- a CDS encoding GntR family transcriptional regulator: MKIPIDRQAVKPVYIQISDRFSRLIESGSLKTGDRLPSIRTLAKNAQVNKLTVIEAYSVLEAEGLIHARPGAGYFVNSKSTNSTQLKSNFNPIQEVIIPPQKSVSFFDIYQLSVQAKHQPGVIDFSSGFPIASGLKSLQRHARRAMKQVTDSLFNYDFPQGQLILRQQIAQMLIQLGLEIRYDNLIITNGSKQGLSLVMNHYLQPGDWIITESPTYYGSLDIIENTGARIIGIPMQGSGMNLELLEQYLKSHRPKLIYTVSTLQNPTGITTNLQHRQQLLALAEQYGCLILEDNAYEGLNFEPVPPPIKSLDKSDSVIYTGTFSKTLMPGLRVGYLLVTGKHYRPLLEQKLFHDLHVSTVSQAIVSEYLASGHYRHHLNHLKTNNLRSRNAMLQALQTYFPDAATWTVPNGGLFLWVQLPPQICIVSVARQAWLQNVFVCPGMPFFPGQKGYNALRLNFSHPPEEIDRGIAILGKLLEKYL; the protein is encoded by the coding sequence GTGAAAATTCCTATTGACCGTCAAGCAGTAAAGCCAGTCTATATACAAATAAGCGATCGCTTTAGTCGTTTAATAGAATCAGGAAGTTTAAAAACAGGCGATCGTTTGCCGTCAATTCGCACTTTGGCAAAAAACGCACAGGTAAACAAACTAACTGTTATTGAGGCTTATAGTGTTTTAGAAGCAGAAGGATTAATTCATGCCCGTCCTGGGGCTGGTTATTTTGTCAATTCCAAATCCACAAATTCAACTCAATTAAAATCGAATTTTAACCCCATACAAGAAGTAATTATCCCGCCACAAAAAAGTGTTTCCTTCTTCGATATCTATCAATTATCAGTGCAAGCAAAACATCAACCAGGAGTCATCGATTTTAGTAGTGGATTTCCCATAGCTTCTGGTTTAAAATCCCTACAGCGTCATGCTAGACGGGCTATGAAACAGGTAACAGATAGCTTATTTAATTACGATTTTCCCCAAGGACAGTTAATTTTAAGACAACAAATAGCCCAAATGTTAATTCAGTTGGGATTAGAAATAAGATACGATAATCTGATTATTACTAATGGTTCAAAACAAGGATTATCATTAGTGATGAATCATTATCTACAGCCAGGAGATTGGATTATTACCGAAAGTCCAACCTATTATGGATCGTTAGATATTATAGAAAATACTGGGGCAAGAATTATCGGTATTCCCATGCAGGGATCGGGAATGAATTTAGAACTTTTAGAACAATATTTAAAAAGTCATCGTCCCAAACTAATATATACAGTATCCACTCTACAAAATCCTACAGGAATTACTACCAATCTCCAACATCGCCAACAATTACTAGCCTTAGCCGAACAATATGGTTGTTTAATCTTGGAAGATAATGCCTATGAAGGTCTGAACTTTGAACCCGTACCCCCACCAATAAAATCCTTAGATAAGAGTGATTCAGTTATTTATACTGGTACATTTTCCAAAACCTTAATGCCAGGATTAAGAGTAGGTTATTTATTAGTAACGGGGAAACATTACCGACCTTTATTAGAACAAAAACTCTTCCACGATCTCCACGTTTCTACAGTGTCACAAGCAATAGTTAGTGAGTATCTCGCATCAGGACATTATCGACATCATCTCAATCACTTAAAAACCAATAATCTCCGTAGCCGTAATGCTATGTTGCAGGCACTACAAACTTATTTCCCTGATGCTGCTACTTGGACAGTACCAAATGGGGGATTATTTCTCTGGGTACAGTTACCGCCCCAAATATGTATTGTTTCGGTTGCACGTCAAGCTTGGTTGCAAAATGTTTTTGTCTGTCCTGGAATGCCATTTTTCCCAGGTCAAAAAGGTTACAATGCCCTACGGCTAAACTTTTCCCATCCCCCAGAAGAAATCGATCGCGGTATTGCTATTTTGGGTAAACTATTGGAAAAATACTTATAA
- a CDS encoding sterol desaturase family protein, giving the protein MIYESLFLLNCFFVIIIIRYFLIAGGTYLVFYSVCKNFTHKRFLGSTFPNLKSIKTDIKLSILSALVFAACAVVIKLGYDLGITRLYTAFDQYGLWYLALSLIVSLILQDTCFYFIHRLSHHPWVFSWLHRGHHHAKTPNPWTSFALDPPEALIQGLFLVALVFILPLHLSVVACLLIIMTIWAMLNHVGLEFPTAFGGHWLGKWLIASTYHTVHHHKYTVNYGLYFTIWDKLLGTCDRDYDKTVKALRKARS; this is encoded by the coding sequence ATGATATATGAGTCTTTGTTTTTATTAAATTGTTTTTTTGTAATTATTATTATTCGATATTTCCTAATAGCTGGGGGGACATATTTAGTTTTTTATTCAGTTTGTAAAAACTTTACTCATAAGAGATTTTTGGGATCAACGTTTCCTAATTTAAAATCCATCAAAACCGATATCAAATTATCAATTCTTTCAGCTTTAGTATTTGCTGCTTGCGCGGTGGTCATCAAGTTAGGATACGATTTAGGAATTACTCGCTTGTATACTGCTTTCGATCAATATGGATTATGGTATTTAGCCCTTAGCCTAATTGTGTCGCTAATTTTACAAGATACTTGTTTTTATTTTATCCATCGCTTATCCCATCACCCGTGGGTATTTAGTTGGTTGCATCGGGGTCATCACCACGCCAAAACCCCTAATCCTTGGACATCATTTGCTCTTGACCCTCCAGAAGCCCTCATCCAAGGGTTGTTTTTAGTAGCTTTAGTGTTTATTTTACCTCTTCACCTGAGTGTTGTAGCTTGCTTACTAATAATTATGACAATTTGGGCAATGCTCAATCATGTAGGATTAGAATTTCCTACGGCTTTTGGTGGTCATTGGTTAGGGAAATGGTTAATAGCTTCAACCTACCATACGGTTCATCATCATAAATATACAGTGAATTATGGACTGTATTTTACTATCTGGGATAAACTGCTGGGAACTTGCGATCGCGATTATGACAAGACTGTTAAGGCTCTACGTAAAGCCCGTAGCTGA
- a CDS encoding glutathione S-transferase domain protein: MTKNKSLPGKFIIKFGKFVWTTMWQTMISQLAPGNQSGEYIRPTSQFRNFISTESDNKYQSAANRYRLYVGMGCPWAHRTLVTRALKGLEEAIAVSVVYPSADAGIWVLSEPELGCQTVPDLYQLAQPGYQGRCTVPILWDTQTNTIVNNESAEIIVMLNSEFNQYARYPDQDLYPLSLKASIDQWQEKIYHTINNGVYRCGFARSQSAYLQASKELFNSLDEIDAVLAKNRYICGDRPTLADVCLFTTLFRFDIVYYGLFKCNLRRIQDYNNLSAYLRDLYQLPGVASTCDLESVKRDYYGNLFPLNPGGIIPIGPDITNLLEPHHREQLSKNCL, from the coding sequence ATGACTAAAAATAAATCCCTCCCTGGTAAATTCATTATTAAATTTGGTAAATTTGTTTGGACTACCATGTGGCAGACAATGATCTCTCAACTTGCACCTGGTAATCAGTCTGGGGAGTATATTCGTCCTACTAGTCAGTTTCGCAATTTTATTAGTACTGAGTCGGATAATAAATATCAAAGTGCAGCTAATCGTTATCGATTATATGTTGGTATGGGCTGTCCTTGGGCGCATCGAACTTTGGTAACTAGGGCTTTAAAGGGATTGGAGGAAGCGATCGCCGTATCTGTGGTTTATCCTTCTGCTGATGCAGGTATTTGGGTATTATCTGAACCTGAATTGGGTTGTCAGACTGTTCCTGATTTGTATCAACTGGCGCAACCAGGTTATCAAGGGCGTTGTACTGTACCTATTTTATGGGATACCCAGACAAATACTATTGTTAATAATGAAAGTGCCGAGATTATTGTAATGCTCAACTCGGAATTTAATCAGTATGCTCGATATCCTGATCAAGATCTTTATCCTCTATCTTTAAAAGCATCTATCGATCAGTGGCAAGAGAAGATCTATCATACTATTAATAATGGCGTATATCGTTGTGGTTTTGCTCGCTCTCAATCTGCTTATCTACAAGCAAGTAAGGAGTTATTTAATAGCTTGGATGAAATCGATGCAGTTTTAGCTAAAAATCGTTATATTTGTGGCGATCGCCCTACTTTAGCAGATGTCTGCTTGTTTACTACCTTATTTAGGTTTGATATTGTTTATTATGGCTTGTTTAAGTGCAATCTACGTCGCATTCAGGACTATAATAATTTATCCGCTTATCTACGGGATTTGTATCAGTTACCTGGAGTTGCTTCTACCTGCGATCTTGAAAGTGTGAAACGTGATTATTATGGTAATTTATTCCCCCTAAACCCTGGCGGAATTATTCCCATCGGCCCTGATATTACTAATTTACTAGAACCTCATCACCGAGAACAATTGAGTAAAAACTGTTTATAA
- a CDS encoding methyltransferase, protein MRIYGNRQLKTLPGQKTRPTSARVREALFNMWGGDIPGSSWLDLCAGNGSMGAEALGRGASKVVGIEQYTKACTIIEQNWQQIAQPEQVYQVIKGDVLIKIKQLAGQQFDWIYFDPPYDSYLYLPVLKAIALFNLVTPTGAVAVEHNPQLWKAQTVSGLEIYRTKSYGNTTLTFYERSQQ, encoded by the coding sequence ATGAGAATTTATGGTAATCGACAATTAAAAACATTACCAGGACAGAAAACTCGTCCCACTTCAGCTAGAGTTAGAGAAGCTCTATTTAATATGTGGGGTGGTGATATACCTGGTAGTAGTTGGCTAGATCTTTGTGCTGGAAATGGTTCAATGGGAGCAGAAGCCCTAGGACGTGGCGCAAGTAAAGTAGTCGGGATAGAACAATATACTAAAGCTTGCACCATTATCGAACAAAACTGGCAACAGATAGCACAACCAGAACAAGTGTATCAAGTTATTAAAGGAGATGTCTTAATTAAGATTAAACAACTAGCAGGACAACAATTTGATTGGATTTATTTCGATCCACCCTACGATAGCTATCTCTATTTACCTGTCCTCAAAGCGATCGCTCTATTTAATTTAGTTACGCCTACAGGGGCTGTAGCTGTAGAACATAATCCTCAACTCTGGAAAGCTCAAACCGTATCGGGGTTAGAAATTTATCGTACTAAATCCTATGGTAATACTACCCTGACTTTTTATGAAAGATCCCAACAGTAA